In a genomic window of Thunnus thynnus chromosome 16, fThuThy2.1, whole genome shotgun sequence:
- the rps6kl1 gene encoding ribosomal protein S6 kinase-like 1, whose amino-acid sequence MAKRDYLVEAAKQIRMALDSEVNEDYEAAFSYYKNGVDLLLNGVQLDPNKDRREAVKRKTTQYLKRAEEIFITHLQDNLGKGSSHLGGYSSLRFRPIRHLSSPVEDLEMCKVMGVTDKVLIVQSMVNKETFVVKSLVKSSWESRDQPTIIPQGVPYMVKLLRYYVSEDTVYLHLEHVKGGRLFSKLHKLRNEKAKEHPECFTSGQHSIKLKTSYTSPTISTDYQHNRGGTGIIPEKLRDESPDTDFTTSWDETQQRLESCGTHSYIEETGCLQNTRSAASFYTKLDRLTLLSGQTRTQISTRIHPPAPSLCLHTTETQEKPALPLSCARVSQALDVMSELHEQKAGMGLIECSSDFEVAWKAADSAHNCERVNPYAVTDSDLHGTLGQTATAPHTSQTSFKKAGSPNSENNGLSSSPAILHLPLHCQTQIRGRASWDVNGSHQGSVLSGNSADVVTDSKEAKQDSSSPTTEERNGMVVIRSTDRAVFSDHTDTKITSESPWLSAVKYKGETHCSEAREGVKEACELLSPREKVAPAKEGSLPSWYSSGSLGAPPHSRREDAFLKSDGLEVQEEDQIIEVDGWCHLPKIPVKSSTPTDKTMQTCWGLPEAEVRVWGAQILLALESLHQQGILCRDLNPRNILLTSNGKVCLTFFGQWSEVQSEICSKAMDQMYCAPEIGGVCRITEACDWWSLGALLFELLTGMPLWQLHPAGIHSHTQLLIPDHLSTAAASLLTELLQFDAGYRLGSGGGGVSDIKCHPFFSSVSWKALSC is encoded by the exons ATGGCAAAGAGAGATTACCTGGTGGAGGCAGCCAAGCAGATCCGTATGGCACTGGACAGTGAGGTCAATGAGGACTATGAGGCAGCTTTCAGTTACTACAAGAATGGGGTGGATTTACTGCTGAATGGGGTTCAGT TGGACCCAAACAAGGATCGCCGGGAGGCTGTGAAGAGGAAGACAACCCAGTATCTGAAGAGAGCTGAAGAAATCTTCATAACACATCTCCAGGACAACCTAGGGAAGGGGAGCTCTCACTTAGGG GGTTACAGCAGTCTGAGATTCCGTCCAATCAGACACTTGAGTTCACCCGTAGAAGATCTTGAGATGTGTAAGGTGATGGGAGTGACTGATAAG GTCCTGATTGTCCAAAGTATGGTCAATAAGGAGACATTTGTTGTAAAG AGTCTGGTCAAGTCCAGCTGGGAGAGCAGAGATCAGCCAACCATCATTCCTCAGGGGGTGCCATACATGGTGAAGCTGCTTAGGTATTATGTCAGCGAGGATACTGTGTACCTGCATCTTGAGCATGTCAAAG GTGGGAGGCTCTTCTCCAAGCTGCACAAGCTGAGGAACGAGAAGGCCAAGGAACACCCAGAGTGCTTCACTTCTGGCCAGCACAGCATCAAGCTGAAGACCAGCTACACCTCACCCACAATCAGCACAGACTACCAGCACAATAGAGGGGGCACAGGAATCATTCCAGAGAAATTAAGAGATGAGAGCCCAGATACAGACTTTACAACCTCATGGGATGAAACTCAGCAGCGGCTGGAGAGCTGTGGGACTCACTCCTATATCGAGGAGACAGGCTGTCTGCAGAACACACGCTCCGCAGCATCATTTTATACCAAGCTTGATCGACTAACTCTGCTTTCTGGCCAGACGAGGACACAGATCAGCACTCGCATCCATCCACCAGCTCCTAGTTTATGTTTGCACACCACCGAAACTCAGGAAAAGcctgctcttcctctctcttgtgCTCGTGTCAGTCAAGCTCTTGATGTCATGTCAGAACTCCATGAACAGAAAGCTGGAATGGGCCTGATAGAGTGCAGCTCTGATTTCGAGGTGGCCTGGAAAGCTGCGGATTCAGCACACAACTGTGAGAGAGTAAACCCCTATGCAGTGACTGACAGTGATTTACATGGCACATTAGGACAAACTGCAACTGCACCTCATACAAGTCAGACCTCATTTAAAAAAGCAGGGTCACcaaacagtgaaaataatggATTGAGTTCCTCCCCTGCCATTTTGCATCTTCCTCTCCATTGCCAAACCCAGATCCGTGGCAGGGCATCATGGGATGTCAATGGTTCTCACCAAGGATCTGTTTTAAGTGGAAACTCTGCAGATGTGGTTACAGACAGCAAAGAAGCAAAGCAGGACAGCAGCAGCCCTACCACAGAGGAAAGAAATGGAATGGTGGTCATCAGGAGCACAGACAGAGCAGTATTTTCtgaccacacagacacaaagatcACCTCAGAAAGTCCCTGGCTGTCAGCGGTGAAATACAAAGGGGAAACGCACTGTAGTGAGGCAAGAGAGGGTGTAAAGGAAGCCTGTGAATTGCTGAGTCCCAGAGAGAAGGTGGCACCTGCAAAAGAGGGATCACTTCCTAGCTGGTACTCCTCTGGCTCTCTTGGAGCCCCACCCCACAGTAGGAGAGAGGATGCTTTCCTAAAATCAGACGGACTGGAGGTGCAGGAGGAAGACCAGATCATCGAGGTGGATGGCTGGTGCCACCTACCTAAGATCCCTGTCAAATCCTCCACACCCACAGATAAGACAATGCAGACGTGCTGGGGGCTTCCTGAAGCAGAGGTGCGTGTCTGGGGGGCACAGATCCTGCTGGCCCTGGAGAGCCTGCATCAGCAGGGCATCCTGTGTCGAGATCTCAACCCCAGAAACATTCTGCTCACCAGCAATG GAAAggtgtgtttgacatttttcgGGCAGTGGAGTGAGGTTCAGTCAGAGATTTGCTCCAAAGCCATGGACCAGATGTACTGTGCTCCAG AAATCGGAGGGGTGTGCAGGATCACAGAAGCTTGTGATTGGTGGAGTCTTGGGGCTTTGCTGTTTGAACTTCTAACAGGAATG CCTCTGTGGCAGCTCCACCCAGCAGGAATCCACTCCCACACCCAGCTGCTCATCCCCGACCACCTGAGCACTGCAGCTGCATCCCTGCTCACTGAG CTGCTTCAGTTTGATGCTGGCTATCGTCTGGGCTCTGGAGGTGGAGGTGTGAGTGACATCAAATGTCATCCCTTCTTCAGCAGTGTTTCCTGGAAAGCGCTGAGCTGTTAG